A genomic region of Exiguobacterium oxidotolerans JCM 12280 contains the following coding sequences:
- a CDS encoding Rqc2 family fibronectin-binding protein — MAFDGLMTTRVVNELQMLVGGRINKIHQPYALDLIFSIRADRKNVTLLASANAMYARLHMTSESTSNPSEPPMFCMMLRKHLEGGFIESIEQLGRDRVILMRIRSRNELGDEEAKKLYIELMGRHSNILLTDGQDKILDAIKHLPLSQNTFRTIMPGLQYQLPPQQDKVDPLTGDIETALHRIDWNAGKIDRQLLGLFSGLSPQIAEEVVLRAGLANRTSLAEALRSVLDELEGPYYFQRLASGKERFSPVALQHGEIVDEKTFTTSGDVLDAFFHQKSNRDRVKQQAADLERFIKSEYEKNLLKRTKLERDLAATEKMDELKHKGELLTTYLYQLQRGMKEATVVDYYDEDGKEITIALDPRFSPNENAQRYYKRYNKLKTAKVEVAKQLTKNQLEIDYFESLLAQLEVASPDDIREMREELVEEGYLRERSKKKKKPLVPKLEAYQSSTGIDFFVGKNNKQNDYATFKFGRRSETWLHTKDIPGSHVIIRSDEPDETTLKEAAMVAAYYSKARESSQVPVDFTELRHVKKPSGAKPGFVIYTDQTTLYVTPDASVVQALRLK; from the coding sequence ATGGCTTTTGATGGATTGATGACGACACGTGTCGTCAACGAACTACAGATGCTCGTCGGTGGGCGAATCAATAAGATTCATCAACCGTATGCACTCGATTTAATTTTTAGCATCCGGGCCGATCGTAAGAACGTCACCCTACTCGCATCTGCGAACGCAATGTATGCACGTTTGCACATGACGAGCGAATCGACGAGCAATCCAAGCGAACCCCCGATGTTTTGCATGATGCTCCGGAAGCATCTAGAAGGTGGCTTCATCGAATCAATTGAACAATTAGGACGGGACCGTGTCATTTTGATGCGTATTCGTTCCCGCAATGAACTTGGTGACGAAGAAGCCAAAAAATTATATATCGAATTGATGGGACGTCACTCGAACATTCTATTGACGGATGGTCAGGACAAAATCCTTGATGCGATTAAGCATCTTCCACTCAGTCAAAATACGTTCCGGACGATCATGCCGGGACTACAATATCAACTCCCCCCGCAACAAGATAAAGTTGATCCATTGACTGGGGATATTGAAACAGCCTTACACCGTATCGATTGGAACGCCGGTAAGATTGACCGTCAATTACTCGGGCTGTTCAGTGGACTATCCCCACAAATCGCTGAAGAAGTCGTCTTGCGTGCAGGACTTGCCAATCGCACTTCGCTCGCGGAAGCACTCCGGTCTGTCTTGGACGAACTGGAAGGACCGTACTATTTCCAACGGCTCGCGAGTGGCAAAGAACGGTTTTCGCCCGTTGCCTTACAGCATGGCGAGATTGTCGATGAAAAAACGTTCACGACGAGTGGTGACGTACTTGATGCCTTCTTCCATCAAAAATCGAACCGCGACCGTGTCAAACAACAGGCTGCGGATTTAGAACGCTTCATTAAGAGTGAGTACGAGAAGAACCTCTTAAAACGGACGAAACTCGAACGTGACCTTGCGGCGACTGAGAAGATGGATGAACTGAAGCATAAAGGTGAGCTCTTGACGACCTACTTGTATCAACTACAACGTGGGATGAAAGAAGCGACCGTCGTCGATTATTATGACGAGGACGGGAAAGAAATTACAATCGCACTCGATCCCCGTTTTTCACCGAACGAAAATGCACAACGGTACTATAAACGCTACAACAAACTAAAGACAGCCAAAGTTGAAGTCGCAAAACAATTGACGAAGAATCAACTCGAAATCGATTATTTCGAGTCGTTACTCGCCCAACTCGAGGTTGCTTCACCCGATGATATCCGGGAAATGCGTGAAGAACTCGTCGAAGAAGGCTACTTACGCGAGCGCAGTAAAAAGAAAAAGAAACCGCTCGTCCCAAAACTTGAAGCCTATCAGTCTTCGACCGGCATCGACTTTTTTGTCGGTAAGAACAACAAACAAAATGACTATGCGACGTTCAAATTCGGACGACGCTCTGAAACGTGGTTGCATACGAAAGATATTCCCGGTTCGCACGTCATCATCCGGAGTGATGAACCTGATGAAACGACGTTAAAAGAAGCCGCGATGGTTGCTGCTTATTATTCAAAAGCACGCGAATCGAGTCAAGTCCCTGTCGATTTCACGGAACTCCGTCATGTCAAGAAGCCAAGTGGTGCTAAACCCGGTTTCGTCATCTATACGGATCAAACGACGTTGTACGTCACACCAGATGCGAGTGTCGTACAAGCGCTTCGCTTAAAATGA
- a CDS encoding FUSC family protein yields the protein MNIQFRIGLRTIKTGIAVAIALSFSWYVFDIYSGMGAVAAIVAMQPTIHRSFKMFFNRVFGTILGLVCGLVVVATLGANPLTIGLAVIVSLVFNSMIGRTDMSTFAAFAIVLMFESPTADYVHYALTRSLLTVVGVLSAVAVNYIVFPPHYENRLMLLVKKTTQQLMEDWRSLVKDDTKLLAVRKQVLKHEEMMLMLQEDQKYPLVTSGQSEPFIELKQLVDLEDKLLLLLESIASHRDIPMTDEQEKMLGQEIDFLLSHHYDVIFSHERKQSMFSFDEEVNEAKDIINGHLLDYREQLEKMK from the coding sequence GTGAACATCCAATTTCGAATCGGTCTCCGTACCATTAAGACAGGGATCGCCGTCGCGATTGCGCTCAGCTTCTCTTGGTACGTCTTCGACATCTATTCTGGAATGGGAGCCGTCGCAGCAATCGTTGCGATGCAACCGACGATTCACCGCTCCTTTAAAATGTTCTTTAATCGAGTGTTCGGAACGATTTTAGGTCTGGTCTGTGGTCTCGTAGTCGTTGCGACGTTAGGGGCAAACCCCTTGACGATTGGGTTAGCCGTTATCGTGTCGCTCGTCTTCAACTCGATGATTGGTCGGACGGACATGTCGACGTTTGCTGCCTTTGCCATCGTTTTGATGTTTGAAAGTCCGACTGCCGATTATGTCCATTATGCCTTGACACGGTCTCTGTTGACGGTCGTTGGTGTTTTATCGGCGGTCGCGGTCAACTATATCGTCTTCCCACCGCACTATGAAAACCGTTTAATGTTGCTCGTCAAAAAAACGACGCAACAATTAATGGAGGACTGGCGGAGTCTCGTTAAGGACGACACAAAACTGCTGGCAGTCCGTAAGCAAGTGCTAAAACATGAAGAGATGATGTTGATGCTTCAAGAAGATCAAAAATATCCGCTCGTGACGAGTGGACAAAGTGAACCGTTTATTGAACTGAAACAGCTCGTCGATTTAGAAGATAAATTACTGTTACTGCTTGAGAGTATCGCCAGTCACCGAGATATCCCGATGACGGATGAACAAGAAAAAATGCTCGGTCAAGAGATTGACTTTTTGTTGAGTCATCATTATGATGTGATTTTTTCGCATGAACGGAAACAATCGATGTTCTCATTTGATGAAGAAGTGAATGAAGCGAAAGATATCATCAACGGACATCTCCTGGATTACCGTGAACAGCTCGAAAAGATGAAATAG
- the pyrE gene encoding orotate phosphoribosyltransferase, with the protein MNQLATALLEIEAVTLSPSQPYTWASGLRSPIYCDNRLTLSSPEVRSMIADLLTQQVKSLQVDVIAGTATAGIPHAALVADRLNLPMVYVRGSAKQHGKGNQIEGRIKPGQRVVVIEDLLSTGKSSIEAAEALQQAGAEVVQIQAIFSYGMSRLQANLTAANLKATSLLNFSELLETAVATSAISRDEQTQLLAWSVDPVAWSERFTATI; encoded by the coding sequence ATGAATCAATTAGCGACTGCATTACTTGAAATCGAAGCCGTCACACTTTCACCAAGTCAACCGTACACCTGGGCGAGCGGACTCCGTTCACCAATCTACTGTGATAATCGTCTGACATTGTCGAGTCCGGAAGTCCGTTCGATGATTGCCGATTTATTGACGCAACAGGTCAAATCGTTACAAGTCGACGTCATCGCAGGGACAGCGACAGCGGGTATTCCACACGCCGCGCTCGTCGCGGACCGACTCAACTTACCGATGGTCTATGTCCGAGGTAGTGCCAAACAGCATGGAAAAGGGAATCAAATCGAAGGGCGCATCAAACCGGGGCAACGCGTCGTTGTCATCGAAGATTTGTTATCGACAGGTAAATCATCGATTGAAGCGGCGGAAGCTTTGCAACAGGCAGGGGCGGAAGTCGTGCAGATTCAAGCCATCTTCTCCTATGGCATGAGTCGTTTACAAGCTAATTTAACGGCAGCGAATCTGAAGGCGACATCGCTACTGAATTTTTCGGAGTTACTCGAAACGGCAGTTGCGACAAGTGCAATCTCGAGGGACGAACAGACACAACTGCTCGCGTGGTCCGTTGATCCAGTTGCTTGGAGTGAACGTTTCACAGCGACGATTTGA
- a CDS encoding zinc-binding dehydrogenase, translated as MKAWLNQEGTGIEDWQYRDVEVPQIDSHEALIRVKAVALNPVDYKATNNPAWTFPHIPGVDLAGIVEQVGADVGDLSVGDRVAIHTNLQKNGAFAEYAAVDARALAIIPEDVSFTDAAAILCAGMTAYEAIHQKMNTTDKQTILIHAGAGGVGGFGIQLAKRLGLRVVTTASTENHDWVKRLGADLAIDYKQENVTDVIRDWTDGRGVDLILNTVGRTEATDDLGRLAFSGQLAYIAGGPDLSIVKPFTLSPSIHEVALAAAYASQNDRAIRNLGQMAAALLELVQQNALDPLVTDVIPADQLVEGLKRLAERHVRGKIIATF; from the coding sequence ATGAAAGCATGGCTTAATCAAGAAGGAACAGGTATTGAAGATTGGCAGTATCGTGACGTCGAAGTTCCCCAAATAGACTCGCATGAAGCATTGATTCGTGTTAAAGCCGTCGCTCTGAATCCTGTCGATTACAAAGCGACGAACAATCCTGCTTGGACGTTTCCGCATATCCCGGGTGTCGATTTAGCTGGAATCGTCGAACAGGTCGGTGCAGACGTAGGTGATTTATCGGTCGGAGACCGCGTGGCGATTCATACGAACCTTCAAAAAAATGGAGCGTTCGCGGAATATGCCGCAGTCGACGCCCGCGCACTTGCTATCATTCCGGAAGACGTCAGCTTTACCGATGCCGCAGCCATTCTCTGCGCCGGGATGACGGCTTATGAAGCAATCCATCAAAAGATGAATACGACAGATAAACAGACGATTCTCATCCATGCTGGCGCCGGTGGTGTTGGCGGATTCGGTATCCAGCTTGCGAAACGGCTTGGCTTACGTGTCGTGACGACCGCGTCGACGGAAAATCATGACTGGGTCAAACGGTTAGGGGCTGACTTAGCGATCGATTACAAACAGGAGAACGTCACCGATGTGATTCGCGACTGGACGGATGGACGTGGTGTCGATTTAATCTTGAATACGGTCGGACGGACAGAAGCGACGGACGATTTAGGACGGCTCGCCTTTTCCGGTCAACTCGCTTATATCGCCGGCGGTCCCGATTTGTCGATCGTCAAACCGTTTACGTTATCACCGTCGATTCATGAAGTTGCGCTTGCCGCTGCTTACGCGAGTCAAAATGACCGCGCGATCCGTAATCTTGGTCAGATGGCGGCAGCATTACTCGAGCTCGTCCAACAGAACGCACTCGATCCACTCGTCACCGATGTCATCCCAGCCGATCAACTGGTCGAAGGGCTAAAGCGGTTGGCAGAACGACACGTCCGCGGTAAAATCATCGCGACGTTTTAA
- the coaBC gene encoding bifunctional phosphopantothenoylcysteine decarboxylase/phosphopantothenate--cysteine ligase CoaBC: protein MLTNRNILLCVGGGIASYKAAALASKLVQAGASVQVAMTKNAQQFVGKTTFEALTRKPVYDDVFIEHDASKIAHIDLADEADLIVVAPATANLIAKLATGIADDFITTTILAAKCPVVVAPAMNVNMLEHPATVRNLDQLMADGVQVIAPGVGNLACGWVGKGRLPESEDLVETIKGLFETKPLAGRHVLVSAGPTIERIDPVRYLTNDSSGKMGVALAEAARDFGATVTLVHGPIKGELPSGMTTVAIESGDEMLHEMLTRYAAQDLVIMAAAVADYRPTIQYTKKQKKIDGPLQIELEETTDILRTLGEQKTHQVLVGFAAETEQVEVHALKKLERKHADFIVANDVSRPEIGFSSDENQVTVFEKNGPARHYGQQLKTDLAKGLLEQFAEVLR from the coding sequence ATGCTAACGAATCGTAATATCTTACTCTGCGTCGGAGGTGGAATTGCCTCCTATAAAGCAGCAGCACTCGCCTCGAAACTTGTCCAGGCAGGGGCGAGCGTCCAGGTCGCAATGACGAAAAATGCCCAACAATTCGTTGGGAAGACGACGTTTGAGGCGTTGACACGTAAACCGGTCTACGATGATGTTTTCATCGAACACGATGCTTCAAAAATCGCCCACATCGATTTAGCGGACGAGGCAGATTTAATCGTCGTCGCGCCGGCGACAGCAAATTTGATTGCCAAACTCGCGACAGGCATCGCCGATGATTTCATCACGACGACGATTCTCGCTGCGAAGTGTCCTGTCGTCGTCGCACCAGCGATGAACGTCAATATGCTTGAACATCCGGCGACAGTCCGAAATCTCGATCAATTGATGGCAGACGGCGTCCAGGTGATTGCACCAGGAGTCGGTAATCTTGCTTGTGGCTGGGTCGGAAAAGGACGTCTTCCGGAGTCTGAGGATTTAGTCGAGACCATCAAAGGGCTCTTCGAGACGAAACCACTTGCCGGGCGTCATGTATTAGTCAGTGCCGGTCCGACGATCGAACGGATTGATCCGGTCCGTTACTTAACAAATGATTCGTCCGGAAAAATGGGTGTTGCGCTAGCAGAAGCAGCACGTGATTTTGGCGCTACGGTGACACTCGTCCATGGACCGATTAAAGGCGAACTACCGAGCGGGATGACGACAGTGGCGATTGAATCCGGAGACGAGATGCTCCATGAGATGCTTACGCGTTATGCGGCACAAGATTTAGTTATCATGGCAGCAGCAGTGGCCGATTATCGTCCGACGATTCAGTATACGAAAAAACAGAAAAAAATCGATGGGCCGTTACAGATTGAGCTTGAAGAGACGACGGACATTTTACGGACGTTGGGTGAACAGAAGACGCATCAAGTGCTTGTCGGGTTCGCGGCTGAGACGGAACAGGTCGAAGTTCACGCGCTGAAAAAATTAGAGCGAAAGCATGCTGATTTTATTGTCGCAAATGATGTCTCCCGTCCGGAAATTGGATTTTCAAGTGACGAAAACCAAGTGACGGTTTTCGAGAAAAATGGTCCCGCTAGACACTACGGTCAACAACTGAAAACGGATTTAGCGAAAGGTTTACTGGAACAATTCGCTGAGGTCTTACGATGA
- the gmk gene encoding guanylate kinase has product MFKERGLLLVLSGPSGVGKGTVCRALREDEDNNLHYSVSCTTRKPREGEIDGVHYFFKTRDEFEHMIENNQLLEHAEFVGNYYGTPVDWVNKILDEGKDVILEIEVQGAMQVKEHFPEAVFLFLAPPSLQELRNRLIGRGTESEEVIKQRLLVAKEEIEMMDAYDYVVTNDEIHKACDRIQAIVTAEHCSRERVASLYKKAMEVK; this is encoded by the coding sequence ATTTTCAAAGAGCGTGGCTTATTACTCGTATTATCTGGTCCGAGTGGTGTTGGTAAAGGGACGGTTTGTCGTGCCTTACGTGAAGACGAGGACAATAATTTGCATTATTCGGTGTCATGTACGACACGGAAACCGCGTGAAGGAGAAATTGATGGTGTTCATTATTTCTTCAAAACACGTGATGAGTTCGAGCATATGATTGAAAACAACCAATTGCTTGAGCATGCAGAATTTGTTGGGAACTATTACGGTACACCAGTTGACTGGGTGAACAAAATCTTAGATGAAGGCAAAGATGTCATCTTAGAAATCGAAGTACAAGGTGCGATGCAAGTGAAGGAGCACTTCCCAGAAGCGGTCTTCTTGTTCTTGGCGCCTCCGAGTCTTCAAGAATTACGCAATCGTCTCATCGGACGAGGGACTGAATCAGAAGAAGTCATCAAACAACGTCTCCTCGTTGCAAAAGAAGAGATTGAAATGATGGATGCTTATGATTATGTCGTGACGAATGATGAAATTCACAAAGCGTGTGATCGGATTCAAGCAATCGTTACTGCGGAACATTGTAGTCGGGAACGCGTTGCGTCCCTTTATAAAAAAGCCATGGAGGTTAAATAA
- a CDS encoding GNAT family N-acetyltransferase, whose protein sequence is MVTHYRDYESFKRVAVPFLEQRSEVHQLPLGILERGDTPLLMAIAEEDDRKIIILQTIEEQAILAGDAFSDPSMRKLARIFDCKGYVGEHALVKPLLAPHTKYRVKMDQGMYALHHVTPPPRLNYVFRLVDDQAVDQAVSFGWDFICETGALAVTERNRLQNEQTIRRHRSMQTLFGLFDGDRLIAMASASRPTASGVTVSYVYTPPELRGQGLASDLVACVCIYLLKQAYPMITLYTDWSNPTSNKIYQAIGFQLVGRSLQITKTDKYR, encoded by the coding sequence ATGGTAACGCATTATCGGGATTATGAGAGTTTTAAACGCGTGGCTGTTCCGTTCCTTGAACAGCGCAGTGAGGTCCACCAATTGCCGCTCGGTATCTTGGAACGGGGGGATACGCCACTTTTGATGGCGATTGCTGAAGAAGACGACCGAAAAATCATCATCCTACAAACGATTGAAGAACAAGCAATTTTAGCCGGTGATGCGTTTTCTGATCCAAGCATGCGAAAACTAGCCCGGATTTTTGACTGTAAGGGATATGTCGGAGAACATGCCCTCGTCAAGCCGCTTCTTGCGCCGCATACGAAATACCGTGTGAAGATGGATCAAGGCATGTATGCCTTACATCACGTGACACCGCCGCCGCGACTCAACTACGTTTTTCGCCTTGTTGACGACCAGGCTGTCGACCAAGCCGTCTCGTTCGGATGGGACTTCATTTGCGAGACCGGTGCATTAGCCGTGACGGAGCGGAATCGTCTTCAAAATGAACAGACGATTCGTCGCCATCGTTCAATGCAGACGTTATTTGGTCTGTTCGACGGGGACCGTCTGATCGCGATGGCATCGGCTAGTCGGCCGACGGCGTCAGGCGTGACCGTCTCTTACGTCTACACACCGCCGGAACTTAGAGGGCAGGGGCTTGCTTCTGATCTCGTGGCTTGTGTCTGCATCTACTTATTAAAGCAAGCGTACCCGATGATCACCCTTTATACGGACTGGTCGAACCCGACGTCCAATAAAATCTATCAAGCAATCGGTTTTCAACTCGTCGGTCGCTCGTTACAAATCACAAAAACCGATAAATACCGGTAG
- a CDS encoding metal-dependent hydrolase, with the protein MKVTYHGQSTVTIETNGQHIVIDPFFSGNDKAMTKPEDVKADFILLTHAHADHMADAETIAKSTGATIVATHELATYLSFKGLNVHPMNIGGQFEFPFGKVKMTQAFHSSSIIDEEKQTIMYMGMPAGFLLTIEDKLLYHAGDTALFGDLALYGAHHDIDLAFLPIGDNFTMGPEDALIAADMLQANAVVPIHYDTFDLIKQDAKSFCDELEAQGQTGHPLAIDESLEL; encoded by the coding sequence ATGAAAGTGACATATCACGGACAGTCAACGGTAACGATTGAAACGAATGGGCAACATATCGTGATTGACCCGTTCTTTAGTGGGAATGACAAAGCGATGACAAAACCGGAAGACGTCAAAGCAGATTTTATTCTTTTGACCCACGCCCATGCCGATCATATGGCGGATGCGGAAACGATTGCGAAGTCGACGGGTGCGACGATTGTCGCAACACATGAATTAGCGACGTATTTAAGTTTTAAAGGGTTGAATGTTCATCCGATGAATATCGGCGGTCAGTTTGAATTTCCATTCGGAAAAGTAAAAATGACGCAAGCTTTCCATTCGTCAAGCATCATTGATGAAGAGAAGCAGACGATCATGTACATGGGAATGCCGGCTGGCTTCTTACTGACGATTGAAGATAAGTTACTGTACCATGCAGGAGATACGGCGTTGTTCGGCGATTTAGCACTGTATGGGGCACATCATGACATTGATCTTGCCTTTTTACCAATCGGCGACAATTTCACGATGGGACCGGAAGACGCCTTAATCGCTGCCGATATGTTGCAGGCGAACGCGGTTGTACCGATTCATTACGATACATTCGATTTAATCAAACAAGATGCCAAATCTTTTTGTGATGAGCTTGAAGCGCAAGGGCAGACAGGTCATCCTTTAGCGATTGATGAATCGCTTGAACTGTAA
- a CDS encoding lactoylglutathione lyase family protein, with product MTYPRNFSHIGLSVPDLEAAITFYSEVMGWYVIMEPSDVVEDDSPIGVMCTDVFGAGWGKFRIAHMATGDRIGIELFEFPNNEQPENNFEFWKTGIFHYAIQDPDIEGMVEKIVAHGGKQRMPIREYYPGEKPYRMVYCEDPFGNLVELYSHSYELTYSEGAY from the coding sequence ATGACTTACCCACGTAATTTTTCACACATCGGACTTTCGGTCCCAGATTTAGAGGCAGCTATTACGTTTTATTCGGAGGTTATGGGATGGTACGTCATCATGGAACCATCTGATGTCGTTGAAGACGATTCCCCAATCGGCGTCATGTGTACGGACGTATTTGGAGCAGGATGGGGAAAATTCCGCATCGCGCATATGGCGACAGGCGACCGGATCGGCATCGAACTCTTTGAATTCCCGAACAATGAACAACCAGAAAATAACTTCGAATTCTGGAAAACAGGTATTTTCCATTACGCGATTCAAGACCCGGATATTGAAGGCATGGTCGAAAAAATTGTGGCTCACGGTGGCAAACAACGGATGCCGATCCGTGAATACTACCCAGGTGAAAAACCATACCGGATGGTGTACTGTGAAGATCCGTTCGGTAACCTCGTCGAACTCTATTCGCACTCATATGAATTAACATACTCGGAAGGAGCCTATTAA
- the pyrF gene encoding orotidine-5'-phosphate decarboxylase, whose product MGQLYIALDFPSGLHVTRFLEKFGPVRPAVKVGMELYYAEGPAFVRQLVERGHAVFLDLKVHDIPETARRTLRVIGQLGVELTNVHAAGGLEMMRAAREGLDETAASTRLIAVTQLTSTDQAMVEQLLIREPLEAVVVAYTQLAEQAGLDGVVCSALDVEKIKPSCRDGFQLVTPGIRPAGTAAHDQKRIATVEFARDAGATDLVIGRAITQADDPAAMYEDLLAQWKGIRQ is encoded by the coding sequence ATGGGGCAGCTTTACATCGCGCTTGATTTTCCGTCAGGATTACACGTCACTCGATTTTTAGAAAAATTCGGTCCAGTCCGACCTGCTGTCAAAGTTGGCATGGAACTCTATTACGCCGAAGGGCCGGCGTTCGTTCGACAATTGGTCGAACGGGGACATGCCGTCTTTTTAGACTTGAAGGTCCATGATATCCCGGAAACGGCGCGACGAACCCTCCGTGTCATCGGTCAGCTCGGCGTTGAGTTGACGAATGTTCATGCTGCGGGAGGACTCGAAATGATGCGTGCGGCACGGGAAGGGTTAGACGAAACAGCTGCTAGCACCCGGTTGATTGCCGTGACACAATTGACGTCGACGGATCAGGCGATGGTCGAACAATTACTGATTCGTGAACCGTTAGAAGCCGTCGTCGTCGCATATACACAACTAGCCGAACAAGCCGGCTTAGACGGAGTTGTCTGTTCAGCACTTGATGTTGAAAAAATCAAGCCGAGTTGTCGCGATGGATTTCAACTCGTCACACCAGGGATTCGACCGGCAGGGACAGCGGCGCATGATCAAAAACGAATCGCAACGGTTGAATTTGCCCGCGATGCGGGAGCGACGGATCTTGTCATCGGACGCGCCATCACGCAGGCGGATGATCCGGCAGCGATGTATGAAGACTTACTGGCACAATGGAAGGGGATCCGACAATGA
- a CDS encoding DUF4097 family beta strand repeat-containing protein — protein sequence MDDTTSRSERKRKQSTFTRLKAKRRKQNDSFERIGQRKPVRRPWILYASVGSALILLYAVTLLLTTDSLSRGETFKTTNRYKTLQIEAPNASINFVRSTDGNVQLKLVDSASSKKRLKVGMSGNTITVTGRDGWLARFGNRPSLKTGDYEIEVGLPSYMNRIDVDAASLTGMGVFAKVIQLDAETIRLNKINADDVTLIGSGAVDIEDLNAVHADVTGKSVKLDEYGVKLDLSVKTIDGAIRLNPAKTAGTITVETDGDVKAAKRYTKLKDDSAAIYELSKQEKPEVTVESEVGQVTLE from the coding sequence ATGGACGATACAACGAGTAGATCAGAACGAAAACGAAAACAGTCGACGTTTACACGTTTAAAAGCAAAACGACGAAAACAAAATGATTCTTTTGAAAGAATTGGACAGCGCAAGCCTGTTCGCCGTCCGTGGATACTATATGCTTCGGTCGGATCAGCCCTTATTCTTCTATATGCGGTGACACTCTTACTTACGACAGATTCTTTATCTCGTGGTGAGACGTTCAAGACGACGAACCGCTATAAAACATTACAAATCGAAGCGCCGAACGCGAGCATCAACTTCGTTAGAAGCACGGATGGGAATGTTCAATTGAAACTGGTCGATAGTGCTTCAAGTAAAAAACGCTTAAAAGTCGGGATGTCAGGAAATACGATTACCGTGACAGGACGTGACGGCTGGCTGGCCCGATTCGGAAATCGCCCGAGCTTGAAAACGGGGGATTATGAGATTGAAGTTGGTTTACCTAGCTATATGAATCGAATCGATGTCGATGCGGCCTCGTTAACAGGGATGGGCGTTTTTGCCAAGGTGATTCAGCTTGACGCGGAGACGATTCGTCTGAATAAAATTAACGCAGATGACGTGACATTGATTGGGAGCGGAGCTGTTGACATCGAGGATTTGAATGCTGTTCATGCTGATGTCACAGGAAAGAGTGTCAAACTCGACGAATATGGTGTGAAACTTGATTTAAGCGTCAAGACGATTGATGGAGCGATTCGATTAAATCCTGCAAAAACCGCTGGGACAATTACGGTTGAAACGGATGGAGACGTGAAAGCTGCAAAACGTTACACGAAATTAAAAGACGACAGTGCAGCTATTTATGAGCTGTCGAAACAAGAAAAGCCGGAAGTGACGGTTGAAAGTGAAGTCGGGCAGGTGACGCTCGAGTGA
- the rpoZ gene encoding DNA-directed RNA polymerase subunit omega, translating into MLYPSVDKLQKKVPSKYTIVTVAAKRARQIQDGKRVKVANPKSHKPVGKALEELYFGEVLVTNQPQD; encoded by the coding sequence ATGTTATATCCATCAGTAGATAAGCTACAAAAGAAAGTCCCTTCTAAATACACAATCGTGACGGTCGCTGCTAAACGGGCGCGTCAAATCCAAGACGGAAAACGCGTGAAGGTCGCAAATCCGAAATCACATAAGCCAGTCGGGAAAGCCCTTGAAGAGCTCTACTTCGGAGAGGTATTGGTCACGAACCAACCGCAAGACTAA
- a CDS encoding winged helix-turn-helix transcriptional regulator — protein sequence MTTEQFPVNRALEIIGGKWRPQLYCTLEDGPKRFLELHRSIPGISRKVLTDQLKELERLGMVERIEFDEAVLHVEYRLTDAAFTLQPAMKGLCAWGEGKI from the coding sequence ATGACGACAGAACAATTTCCAGTTAATCGAGCGCTCGAAATCATTGGTGGAAAATGGCGCCCACAGTTATATTGCACGTTAGAGGACGGTCCGAAACGTTTTCTAGAATTGCATCGGTCGATTCCGGGCATCTCAAGGAAGGTGTTGACGGATCAATTGAAGGAGCTCGAACGTCTCGGCATGGTCGAACGGATTGAATTCGATGAAGCGGTCCTTCATGTCGAGTACCGACTGACGGACGCTGCATTTACGCTTCAACCGGCGATGAAAGGTTTATGTGCTTGGGGAGAGGGGAAAATATAA